Proteins from a genomic interval of Rosa chinensis cultivar Old Blush chromosome 2, RchiOBHm-V2, whole genome shotgun sequence:
- the LOC112186070 gene encoding indole-3-glycerol phosphate synthase, chloroplastic, whose translation MEGLASFRSLPCFTCRPKRSISATRPNSLSLPSSTIVRAQQVAMGSESEPVKDELKIKEWEVGMFHNEVAAAQGIKIRRRPPTGPPKHYVGPFEFRLENEGNTPRNILEEIIWHKDTEVARWREKKPLHSLLKDLQKAPPVRDFVGALRAANERTGLPGLIAEVKKASPSRGVLREDFDPVEIAQAYESGGAACLSVLADEKYFQGSYENMAAIRNAGVQCPLLCKEFIVDAWQIYYARSKGADAILLIAAVLPDLDIGYMIKICKKLKMATLVEVHDEKEMDRVLGIEGVEFIGINNRNLETFEVDTSNTKKLLEGKRGEVIRERDIIVVGESGLFNPDDIAYVQKAGVKAILVGESIVKQSDPKKGIAQLFGRNISV comes from the exons ATGGAGGGTTTAGCTTCCTTCAGGTCCCTCCCTTGTTTCACTTGCAGACCCAAACGCTCCATCTCCGCCACCAGACCCAActccctctctcttccttcctccACCATTGTTCGCGCTcaacag GTTGCAATGGGCAGCGAATCGGAGCCGGTGAAAGACGAGCTGAAAATCAAGGAGTGGGAGGTGGGTATGTTTCACAACGAAGTTGCTGCGGCGCAGGGTATCAAGATCAGGAGGAGGCCGCCGACTGGGCCGCCCAAGCACTATGTTGGGCCTTTTGAGTTTCGATTGGAGAATGAGGGCAATACTCCCAGGAATATCTTGGAGGAGATCATATGGCACAAGGACACAGAAGTCGCCAGG TGGAGAGAGAAGAAGCCTCTGCATTCGTTATTGAAAGACCTGCAGAAGGCTCCTCCTGTTAGGGATTTTGTTGGAGCTCTCAGGGCGGCCAATGAAAGAACTGGACTGCCTGGGTTGATAGCTGAAGTGAAGAAAGCTTCTCCGAGTAGAGGAGTTTTGAGAGAGGATTTTGATCCG GTTGAAATTGCCCAAGCTTATGAAAGTGGGGGAGCTGCTTGTCTTAGTGTTTTGGCAGATGAAAAGTATTTTCAG GGAAGTTATGAAAACATGGCAGCAATAAGAAATGCTGGAGTTCAG TGTCCTCTGTTGTGCAAAGAATTTATTGTTGATGCTTGGCAAATTTACTATGCTCGATCCAAAGGTGCAGATGCTATTCTTTTGATTGCTGCTGTTTTGCCTGACCTTGATATTGGTTACATGATTAAGATATGCAAGAAGCTTAAAATGGCAACCCTTGTTGAG GTGCACGATGAGAAGGAAATGGACCGGGTTCTTGGAATCGAGGGGGTTGAGTTTATTGGCATCAACAACCGCAATCTTG AAACATTCGAGGTTGATACTAGCAACACAAAAAAGCTTCTTGAAGGAAAGCGTGGCGAAGTGATCCGTGAAAGAGACATAATTGTGGTAGGAGAATCTGGGTTGTTTAATCCTGATGACATAGCTTATGTGCAAAAAGCTGGCGTTAAAGCAATTTTAGTTGGAGAGTCTATTGTGAAACAGAGTGACCCCAAGAAAGGAATAGCTCAACTGTTTGGTAGAAACATTTCCGTGTGA
- the LOC112186069 gene encoding ribulose-1,5 bisphosphate carboxylase/oxygenase large subunit N-methyltransferase, chloroplastic, giving the protein MAEVSRILQSSLIPSFHSHPKSHTFQSHPPSFRRHPIQCSISTTESTKARVAQKIPWGCDIDSLENASALQKWLTDSGLPPQKMGIQRVEVGERGLVALKNIRKGEKLLFVPPSLFITADSEWTNREAGKVLKQNSVPDWPLLATYLISEASYLKSSRWNNYISALPRQPYSLLYWTREELDRYLEASQIRQRAIERVTNVVGTYNDLRLRIFSKHPDLFPEEVFNIETFKWSFGILFSRLVRLPSMDGKVALVPWADMLNHSCEVDTFLDYDKSSQGVVFTTDRPYQPGEQVFISYGKKSNGELLLSYGFVPSKGTNPSDSVELSVSLPKSDKCYKEKLEALRKYGLSATECFPVRITGWPSELMAFAYLAVSPPSLNKQFEEMAAAASNKSTTRKDLKYPEIEEEVLQFILDSCEVSISKYNKFLQASGSMDLDVTSPKQLNRRLFLKQLAVDLSTSEQRILFRAQYILRRQLRDIRKGELRALTIFNGFRKFFK; this is encoded by the exons ATGGCTGAAGTTTCAAGAATCTTGCAAAGCAGCTTGATCCCCAGTTTCCATTCACACCCCAAAAGCCATACATTTCAGTCACACCCACCAAGTTTCCGAAGACACCCAATTCAGTGCTCAATCTCCACAACTGAAAGCACCAAAGCCAGAGTGGCCCAGAAGATCCCTTGGGGCTGTGACATTGATTCCTTGGAAAACGCTTCAGCTCTGCAGAAATGGCTGACTGATTCAGGCCTCCCACCTCAGAAAATGGGCATTCAAAGAGTTGAGGTGGGGGAGAGAGGCCTTGTTGCTTTGAAGAATATAAGAAAGGGAGAGAAGCTGCTGTTTGTGCCTCCCTCTTTGTTCATCACTGCAGACTCG GAATGGACAAATAGGGAGGCTGGTAAGGTGTTGAAGCAAAATTCTGTACCAGACTGGCCATTACTAGCAACCTATCTGATTAGTGAAGCGAGTTACTTGAAATCTTCGAGATGGAACAACTATATATCTGCCTTACCAAGGCAGCCTTATTCACTTCTGTATTG GACTCGCGAAGAGCTTGATCGATACTTGGAGGCATCACAGATTAGGCAGAGGGCAATTGAAAGAGTTACTAATGTTGTTGGAAC ATACAATGACCTAAGGCTTAGGATATTCTCAAAGCACCCTGATTTATTTCCGGAAGAG GTATTCAACATAGAAACCTTCAAATGGTCATTTGGAATTCTTTTCTCACGCTTG GTTCGATTACCCTCAATGGATGGGAAGGTTGCCTTGGTTCCTTGGGCAGATATGCTGAATCATAGTTGTGAG GTGGATACGTTTTTGGATTATGATAAATCATCCCAGGGAGTTGTTTTTACAACAGATAGGCCATATCAGCCAGGTGAGCAG GTCTTTATTTCCTATGGGAAGAAGTCCAATGGAGAGCTGTTGCTATCATATGGGTTTGTCCCAAGCAAGGGCACCAACCCTAGTGATTCCGTTGAGTTGTCAGTTTCACTTCCAAAATCTGACAAATGTTATAAGGAGAAGTTGGAAGCTCTGAGAAAGTATGGACTATCAGC TACAGAGTGTTTTCCTGTACGAATCACTGGCTGGCCATCGGAGCTAATGGCATTTGCTTATTTAGCTGTCAGCCCTCCCAGTCTGAACAAACAATTTGAAGAG ATGGCTGCCGCAGCATCGAACAAATCTACCACCAGGAAGGATTTAAAATATCCTGAAATAGAAGAAGAAGTACTACAGTTCATATTGGATAGTTGTGAAGTTAGCATATCAAAGTATAACAAATTCTTACAG GCAAGTGGTTCAATGGATTTGGACGTGACATCTCCAAAGCAGCTAAACCGAAGGTTGTTTCTGAAACAGCTAGCGGTGGACTTGTCTACTAGTGAGCAGAGAATCCTATTCCGTGCTCAATAT ATACTGAGAAGGCAACTGAGGGATATACGAAAGGGTGAACTGAGAGCTCTGACGATCTTCAATGGGTTCAGGAAGTTTTTTAAGTGA